The following are from one region of the Achromobacter xylosoxidans genome:
- a CDS encoding response regulator transcription factor, producing MKTVSALTLKAPPHLNPEPADSGDRPGTRRHLLLSRPPPLIKVAILDDHPVVAVGVGAYLESRPGFRVVHRETSARSLLEKLSHSPCEVALVDFYLPLEPWDGVNYLRRLRRHHPEMALITFSAGSRQETQYAAFRAGANGYFAKECGMVLLPEMIRGVLAGKEAFLTVQDGKVRPQQPTHPHSALTTSEVEVLRHISQGLSVTQISARLMRSKKTISTHKRRAMRKLQLSDDLSLALYLREKFAE from the coding sequence ATGAAAACTGTCTCAGCGCTCACCCTCAAAGCGCCCCCGCACCTCAACCCCGAGCCCGCCGACAGCGGCGACCGCCCGGGCACGCGCCGGCACCTGCTCCTGTCCCGGCCGCCGCCTCTCATCAAGGTGGCGATCCTGGACGACCACCCCGTGGTTGCCGTGGGCGTGGGCGCCTATCTGGAGAGCCGGCCGGGTTTCCGGGTGGTGCATCGGGAAACTTCGGCACGTTCCCTATTGGAGAAACTGTCCCACTCGCCCTGCGAAGTCGCCCTCGTCGATTTCTACCTGCCCCTGGAACCCTGGGATGGCGTGAACTATCTGCGGCGCCTGCGCCGCCACCACCCGGAAATGGCGCTCATCACCTTCTCGGCGGGCAGCCGCCAGGAAACCCAATACGCCGCCTTTCGCGCAGGCGCGAACGGCTACTTCGCCAAGGAATGCGGCATGGTGCTGCTGCCGGAAATGATCCGCGGCGTGCTGGCTGGCAAAGAGGCGTTCCTCACGGTGCAGGACGGCAAGGTCCGGCCGCAGCAGCCGACGCACCCTCATTCGGCCTTGACCACCTCGGAAGTGGAGGTACTGCGCCACATCAGCCAGGGCCTGTCCGTCACGCAGATCTCGGCGCGCCTGATGCGCAGCAAGAAGACCATCAGCACCCACAAGCGCCGCGCCATGCGCAAGCTGCAGCTGTCCGACGATTTGTCGCTGGCGCTCTATCTTCGGGAGAAGTTCGCCGAATGA